The window GTCACGGGCGAGGACCCGGGCGATCGCCGCGCCGATGCCGCGGGCCGCACCGGTGACCACGGCCACCCGGCCGGCCAGCGGATCGTCCGGGGCGGCGACGGGCGCCTCCGCCGCGGTCAGCGTCACCACCTGACCGTCCACGTAGGCCGAGCGCCCGGACAGGAAGAAGCGCAGCGGCCCGGGGACGGCGTCGTCGGCGCCGGACGGTACCAGGAGGAGGTTGGCCGTCGACCCGGCCCGCAGTTCCTTGGCCAGCGATCGCACCAGCCCCTCGACCGCCTGCCGTGCCGCCGCCACCACCGGCGACGCGGCCGTACCGGGCGGCTCGGCCAGCACGACGACACGACCGGACGGCGCCAGCCGCCTGACCGCGGGTGCCAGCGCGGTGCGCAGCGCAGCGAGATCAGCGGGCCCGGCCAGTCCGGTGGCGTCGACCACCACCGCTGCCACCCGACCGTCGGCGCCGGCGATCTCGACCCCGGACAGCGATCGGGCGAGCACCGGACCGAGGCGTCCCGACCCGGCGGAGACCAGCAGCACGGCGCCGGGCGACAGCGGGTCACCCGGGGAGTACCGGCGCAGCACGGCCGGCCGGGGCAGTCCGGTCCGCCGTGCGACGGCCGCACCGAGAGCGGAGTTGACCAGGTCGCGGTACCGGTCGCTCACGGTCGGCTCTCCAGGATCGCGACGACACCCTGGCCGCCGGCGGCGCAGATGGAGATGAGTCCGCGTCGGCCCGGCCCGGCCCGGTGCAACGTCTTCGCCAGCGTCGCCACGATGCGGGCGCCGGTGGCCGCGAACGGATGTCCGGCGGCCAGCGACGAGCCGTGCACGTTGAGCTTCGCACGGTCGATCCCGCCGAGTGCGGCGTCGAGTCCGAGGTGGGTCCGGCAGTACTCCGGGTCCGCCCACGCGTGCAGGGTGGCCAGCACGGTGGACGCGAACGCCTCGTGGATCTCGTAGAAGTCGAAGTCCCGCAACGTCAACCCGTGGCGCGCCAACAGCACCGGAACCGCCCGCACCGGTGCCATCAGCAGCCCCTCGTCGCCGTGGACGTGGTCCACGGCCGCGGTCTGCGCGTCGACGAGGTGCGCCAGCACCGGCAGTCGGTGCGCGGCGGCCCATTCGTCGGACCCGAGCAGCACCGCGGCGGCGCCGTCGGTGAGCGGTGTGGAGTTGCCGGCGGTCATGGTGGCACCCTCACCGCGGCCGAAGACCGGCCGCAGCGCCGCGAGCCTGTCGAGACTGGTGTCGGGGCGCAGGTTCTGGTCGCGGACGAGGCCGAGATAGGGCGTCACCAGGTCGTCGAAGAAGCCGCTGTCCCAGGCGGCGGCGAGGTTGTGGTGAGAGGCCACGGTCAACGCGTCCTGCTCCGCACGGCCGATGCCGAGTTCCCGCGCGGTGATCGCCGCGTGCTCGCCCATCGACAGCCCGGTGCGGCGCTCGGCCGTTCTCGGCAGGTCCGGCACGAGTTGCCCGGGCCGTATCCCGGCCAGCGCCCGCACCTTGCGCTGCCAGGTCCGGGCGCTGCTGAGGTCGATCAGCACGCGGCGCAGGTCGTCGTTCAGCGCCACCGGGGCGTCGGAGGTGGTGTCCACGCCACCGGCGATCCCGGAGTCGATCTGGCCGAGCGCGATCTTGTTGGCCACCAGCACCGCCGCCTCGAGGCCGGTCCCGCAGGCCTGCTGGACGTCGTAGGCGGGCGTGGTCGGGTCCAGACGCGAGCCCAGGACGCTCTCCCGGGTCAGGTTGAAGTCCCGTGCGTGCTTGAGGACCGCTCCGGCGACGACCTCCCCCATCCGCTTCCCCTGCAGCCCGAAGCGGGCGACCAGACCGTCCAGGGTCGCGGTCAGCATGTCCTGGTTGGACGCCCGGCGGTAGGCGCCGTGCGCGCGGGCGAAGGGGATGCGGTTCCCCCCGATGATGGCGGCTCTGCGGGTCATCGACATCTCCAGACAGCGGGTGATCGGTGCGGTACCCAACGTATCAGGTACCGTTTTTCACATGAACGTCGTCGAGGTCGAACCCGTCGCCGCGGTCCCGCGCGACCGGCGGGACTCCCGCTGGGACGAGCACCGCCGGCGGCGCCGCGAGGAGCTCGTGGACGCCACCCTGGCCGCGGTCGCCCGGCACGGCGCCGACGTGGGCATGGACGAGATCGCCGCCGCGGCGGGCACCAGCAAGACCGTGGTGTACCGGCACTTCGCCGACCGGGCCGAGTTGTACCTCGCGGTCAGCCGGCGGGTCGCCGACGACCTGGTGCCCCGGTTGCGGCGGGCCGTGGCCGACACCGCGGGCCCTCGCGAGATGATGGCCGCCGCCGTCGACACCTACCTGGCGTTCGTGGAGGCCGATCCCGAGCTGTACCGCTTCGTCGTGCACGGCGTCCCGTCCGGCCGGATCGGCCGGTCCGGCCCGACCTCGGAGACCGACCCCATCGGCAGCCTGTCCGACGCGGTGGGCCACCAGGTGGCCGCCCTCATCGGCACCGCCCTGCGGCGGGCGGGCCGCGGCACCGACGCCGCCGAACCCTGGGGCCATGCCCTGGTGGGGCTGGTCCGGTCGACCGCCGACTGGTGGCTGCGCACCGGCCGCCCCCTCCCCCGCGCCACCCTCACCGCCCAGCTCACCGACCTGGCCTGGTCGGGCCTGGGCGGCGTCATCCCCACCCTCGAGGAGCATCCGTGACCAGCATCCTGCCGTCCCCCGTCGACGTCGCCGGCCTGCAGCAGGTGCTGGACGGCCGCTGGGCCGCACTCCGCCGCGAGACCCGGGAGTTGTTGCGCGACGAGCGGTTCCGCCCCGTGTACGGGGAGACGATGGCCGAGGCGCGGGAGCGCACGACCCGGCTGACCCGCGCGCTGGCGGCCACCGGACGCACCGGGCTGGGCTTCCCGGTGGCCCACGGCGGCGCCGACGACGCCGGCGGTTCGGTGGTGATGGTCGAGATGCTCGCCTTCGCCGACCTGTCGCTGATGGTCAAGGCGGGCGTGCAGTGGGGCCTCTTCGGCGGTGCCGTGCAGTTGCTCGGCACCGAGCGCCACCACGCCGCCCACCTCCGGGACATCGCGAGCTTCGAGCTGCCCGGCTGCTTCGCCATGACCGAGACCGGCCACGGCTCGGACGTCCAGCAGCTGCGCACCACCTGCACCTACGACCCGGAGACCGGCACGTTCGACCTGCACACACCGCACGAGGCGGCCCGCAAGGACTACATCGGCAACGCCGCCCGGGACGGTCGGATGGCCGTCGTCTTCGCGCAGTTGATCACCGGGGGGAAGCGGCGCGGGGTGCACGCCTGGCTGGTGCCGATCCGCCGTCCCGACGGCACTCCGTGCGACGGCGTCACCATCGGCGACGACGGCCCCAAGGCGGGCCTGCTCGGGGTCGACAACGGCCGGCTGTCGTTCGACCACGTCACCGTGCCGCGCGAGATGCTGCTGGACCGGTTCGGTCAGGTGGCCGCCGACGGCAGCTACACGAGCGCGATCGAGAACGAGACCCGCCGGTTCTTCACCATGCTCGGCACCCTGGTGCGCGGGCGTGTCAGCGTCGGCGGGTCGGCGTCGTCGGCGGCCAAGGTCGCCCTCGACATCGCCGTGCGCTACGGCGACGTCCGCCGGCAGTTCACCGCTCCCGGCCGTGAGCGGGAGGTCGTGCTCAACGACTACCTCGCCCACCAGCGCGTCCTGCTCCCGGCGGTCGCGACGTCCTATGCGCTGCACTTCGCGCAGGAGGAGCTGGTCGGGCGGATGCACGATCTGCACACCGCCGTCCACGTCGACGGCACCGACGTCCCCGAGCCCGAGCAGCGCGCCCTGGAGTCCCGCGCGGCGGGGCTCAAGGCCGTCCAGACCTGGCACGCCACCCGGACCGTCCAGCAGTGCCGGGAGGCGTGTGGCGGGGCCGGTTACCTCGCCGAGAACCGGCTGCCGGGGCTGCGTGCCGACATCGACGTGTTCACCACCTTCGAGGGCGACAACACGGTGCTCCTGCAGCTCGTCGCCAAGGGCCTGCTCACCGGCTACAGGGACGCCTTCGGCTCGCTGGACAACTGGGGCAAGGTCGGGCACGTCGCCGAGCAGGTGCGCGACACGGTGCTCGAGCGCACCGCCGCGCGCAGCCTGATCCAGCGTCTGGTCGATGCGGTGCCCAGCCGGGACGACGACGTGCCGCTGCTGTCCCGCGGCTGGCAGCTGAAGATGTTCGCTGACCGGGAGAAGCATCTGCTCGACAGCGTCGTCCGGCGGCTGCGCAGGCGCGGGGCCGGCACCGACCCGTTCGACACGCTCAACGACGTGCAGGACCACCTGCTGCACGTCGCGCGGGCGCACATCGACCGGCTCGTGCTGGAGGCGTTCACCGCGGGCGTCGACCGCACCACGGACCCGGCGATCCGGGCCCTGCTGGACTCCGTGTGCTCGCTGTACGCCCTGAGCGTCCTGGAAACCGATCGTGCCTGGCTGCTGGAACACGACCGGATCACGCCCTCCCGGTCGAAGGCCCTGACGACCACGGTCAACGGCCTGCTCAAGACGCTGCGGCCGCATCTGGTCACCCTGGTCGACGGGTTCGCCGTGCTGCCCGAGTGGCGCGGTGCCCGGATCCTCGACGAGGAGCCGCGACGGCAGGAGGTCACCGAGGCGCACGATCGCGGCATCCGGGGGAACACCGCCGGCGACACCGCACGCACCGCGACGGATCTGATGATGGCGCCGGCTCAGTAGCGTGATCCGCACCGCACGTCGGTGCGAACGGCCCGCGCGGCGCCCGCGGATCTGCTGCAGTGGATGGACACACCGCCGGTGCGCAGGACGCGCCGGCCCCGCACCCCGTCCGTCCCGAGAGGTACCCCGCCATGGACATGAAGCTCGAACTGGTCCCGGTCCCGGTTCACGACGTCGACCGTTCCCGGGACTTCTACGTCCACGCCCTGGGCTTCGCGGTCGACGTCGACGTCGCTCCGGCGCCCGGCGTCCGAGTCGTGCAGCTCACGCCGCCGGGCTCGGCGTGTTCGCTGTTGCTGTCCACCGGGCTGCCGCAGCTGAAGGGCATGACCCCGGGCACCGTCAAGGGCCTGCACCTGGTGGTGGACGACATCGAGGCGACCCGGGGTGAGCTGCGCGGGCGCGGTGTCGCCGTCGGGGCCATCGACGACGCCGGCGGCGGCGTGCGGTACGCCGCGGTCGTGGACCCGGACGGCAACACGATGGTCCTGCAGGAGCTGGCCTGGCGGGCCGGCGCCACTCCCTGACGCCGGAGCCGCGTACCGGGGGGCGCATCTGGGGATAACCACCGCATGCGTCTCCCGACCCCCGCCGACCTGCTGCGGTTGCCGACCACCGCCGCCTCCGCCATCGAGACGGCTCTCGCGCTCGTCCCGCAGATGGCCGTGCTGGTCCGGGATCTCGACGCCCTGGTCCGGGAGGCCCGGACGGTGATCGCCGAGGCGGCCGCCACCCGGCAACTCGCCCAGTCGATCGCCGCCGAGGCGCAGGAGACGCTGACCGCCGCCCGCCGGGTCGTCGACCGTGCGGTCGTCACGGAGGCCGCCGCCGCCGCCGCGGTCGCCGAGGTGACGACCCTGACGGCGCGGGCCGAGACGCTGCTGCGGCGCTACGAACCGGCCCTGGAGACCCTCGCCCCGCTGGCGGAGCGGGTGGCCGACGGGGTCGGTCCGGCCGAGGCCGACGCCCTCGTCGACGTCGTGCAGCAGGTCCCCGCGCTGGTGGACACGATCACCGACCAGGTGCTGCCGGTGCTGGACTCGCTCGAGACGGTCGCCCCGGACCTCCGGGAGGTCCGCGACGTGTCCGAGGGTCTCGAGGAGATGCTCGGCGCGGTGCCCGGACTCGGCCGGGTCAAGAAGCGCGTCGACGCGCAGAAACGCCGCCGTACGACCTGAGCCATCCCGGAACGCGACAGAAGCCGGCACCCGAGGGTGCCGGCCTCCGTCGTGCCCGGTCCGATGACCGTCGGCGCCGGCACTGAGCCGTTCTCACTGCGGACCGGGCGGTGACACACGGGCCGCCGGTCTCGACCGGTCAGTGCTGATCAGCATCAGCCGGTGCCGGTCGGCGCCGGTCCGGAACGCGGCGCCGGTCGGGCCGGTCAGGACCGACCGGCACCGATGGGGACGGTCGATGTCAATCACCGGTCAGTGGAAGGTCATCCACGGCGCGCGATCAGAACCGCTGGACGCGGGTCAGGCCTCGCGACGCCCATCGGTGCCGCTCGGCGCTCCGCAGGACCGGTCGGCGCCACACAGGACCCGTCGGCGCCACGCAGGACCGGTCGGCGCCTGGTGATCCGTCGGCGCCGACCGCGGACCGTCGCTACCGGTCCCGATCGTGGCGCTGTCAGTACCGGTCGGTGCCCTCCGGGTCGAAGACGTGCATCGCCGCCTCCTCCGCGGTGGCCCCGCCACCGGCGATGCCGTCGTCCTCGGCGATCATCGCCTTCTCGGTGTCGGTGAAGCCGTCGTCCCCGATGTCCACGAGCCGCCCCGCCCGCTCGTCGCCGACCTCCAGGGCCTCGACCTCCTGCTGGTCCTGGCGCTCGGCCAGCACGTCCACATCGGGCTCCTCGGCGGCGAGCAGCTCGTCGAGACTGAGCCCCTCGGCCTCCTCCGCCTCGGTGGGCACCTTGGTCTTGGGCTCGTAGTCGGGCGGGCTGTATCCCTGGTCGAGCACCTGGTCCTGGGTCATGTCGTAGACCGGGTCACCCTCGACGGACTGCTCGAAGGAGTCCTCGCCGCCGTCATTGGAACTCAGTTCGGGGTTGGTGCCGTCGAGCGTCCCGACCTCGAAGCTCTCGTTGGCGTCCGCTGATTCACTCACGGTGTCGTTGCTCCTCTCGTGCCGACTGCCGGTCACGGCAGCCGGACGTTCTCTCTCGTGCGGTCTGGCAGGTACCCGTGCCGTCTACCCGGCAACCCCCAGCGCCTTCCGGAGCACCGGCAGCATCAGCGCGGTGGCCCGCCCGCGGTGGGACAGCGCGTCCTTCTCGGGCGGCGCCAGCTCGGCGCTGGACCGCCCGTCGGCGTCGTCCGGCGCGAACACCGGGTCGTAGCCGAACCCGTTGCCGCCGCGCGGTTCCCGCAGCACCCGGCCGTGCCACTCGC is drawn from Nakamurella deserti and contains these coding sequences:
- a CDS encoding 3-oxoacyl-ACP reductase, whose protein sequence is MSDRYRDLVNSALGAAVARRTGLPRPAVLRRYSPGDPLSPGAVLLVSAGSGRLGPVLARSLSGVEIAGADGRVAAVVVDATGLAGPADLAALRTALAPAVRRLAPSGRVVVLAEPPGTAASPVVAAARQAVEGLVRSLAKELRAGSTANLLLVPSGADDAVPGPLRFFLSGRSAYVDGQVVTLTAAEAPVAAPDDPLAGRVAVVTGAARGIGAAIARVLARDGATVVAVDVPAAGESLAAVANEIAGTALQLDITAADAGVRLADHLRARHGGVDIVVHNAGITRDKLLVTMDAARWDAVIAVNLQAQLTLTQALLDTDTLRPGSRVVAVSSQSGIAGNRGQTNYAASKAGIIGMVRAWAPEFAARGATVNAVAPGFIVTEMTARMPVGTREIGARLNSLKQGGLPVDVAETVAWLAQPGSAGVNGQVVRVCGQSLIGA
- a CDS encoding acetyl-CoA C-acetyltransferase; the encoded protein is MSMTRRAAIIGGNRIPFARAHGAYRRASNQDMLTATLDGLVARFGLQGKRMGEVVAGAVLKHARDFNLTRESVLGSRLDPTTPAYDVQQACGTGLEAAVLVANKIALGQIDSGIAGGVDTTSDAPVALNDDLRRVLIDLSSARTWQRKVRALAGIRPGQLVPDLPRTAERRTGLSMGEHAAITARELGIGRAEQDALTVASHHNLAAAWDSGFFDDLVTPYLGLVRDQNLRPDTSLDRLAALRPVFGRGEGATMTAGNSTPLTDGAAAVLLGSDEWAAAHRLPVLAHLVDAQTAAVDHVHGDEGLLMAPVRAVPVLLARHGLTLRDFDFYEIHEAFASTVLATLHAWADPEYCRTHLGLDAALGGIDRAKLNVHGSSLAAGHPFAATGARIVATLAKTLHRAGPGRRGLISICAAGGQGVVAILESRP
- a CDS encoding TetR family transcriptional regulator, with the protein product MNVVEVEPVAAVPRDRRDSRWDEHRRRRREELVDATLAAVARHGADVGMDEIAAAAGTSKTVVYRHFADRAELYLAVSRRVADDLVPRLRRAVADTAGPREMMAAAVDTYLAFVEADPELYRFVVHGVPSGRIGRSGPTSETDPIGSLSDAVGHQVAALIGTALRRAGRGTDAAEPWGHALVGLVRSTADWWLRTGRPLPRATLTAQLTDLAWSGLGGVIPTLEEHP
- a CDS encoding acyl-CoA dehydrogenase → MTSILPSPVDVAGLQQVLDGRWAALRRETRELLRDERFRPVYGETMAEARERTTRLTRALAATGRTGLGFPVAHGGADDAGGSVVMVEMLAFADLSLMVKAGVQWGLFGGAVQLLGTERHHAAHLRDIASFELPGCFAMTETGHGSDVQQLRTTCTYDPETGTFDLHTPHEAARKDYIGNAARDGRMAVVFAQLITGGKRRGVHAWLVPIRRPDGTPCDGVTIGDDGPKAGLLGVDNGRLSFDHVTVPREMLLDRFGQVAADGSYTSAIENETRRFFTMLGTLVRGRVSVGGSASSAAKVALDIAVRYGDVRRQFTAPGREREVVLNDYLAHQRVLLPAVATSYALHFAQEELVGRMHDLHTAVHVDGTDVPEPEQRALESRAAGLKAVQTWHATRTVQQCREACGGAGYLAENRLPGLRADIDVFTTFEGDNTVLLQLVAKGLLTGYRDAFGSLDNWGKVGHVAEQVRDTVLERTAARSLIQRLVDAVPSRDDDVPLLSRGWQLKMFADREKHLLDSVVRRLRRRGAGTDPFDTLNDVQDHLLHVARAHIDRLVLEAFTAGVDRTTDPAIRALLDSVCSLYALSVLETDRAWLLEHDRITPSRSKALTTTVNGLLKTLRPHLVTLVDGFAVLPEWRGARILDEEPRRQEVTEAHDRGIRGNTAGDTARTATDLMMAPAQ
- a CDS encoding VOC family protein; this translates as MDMKLELVPVPVHDVDRSRDFYVHALGFAVDVDVAPAPGVRVVQLTPPGSACSLLLSTGLPQLKGMTPGTVKGLHLVVDDIEATRGELRGRGVAVGAIDDAGGGVRYAAVVDPDGNTMVLQELAWRAGATP
- a CDS encoding DUF5709 domain-containing protein; translation: MSESADANESFEVGTLDGTNPELSSNDGGEDSFEQSVEGDPVYDMTQDQVLDQGYSPPDYEPKTKVPTEAEEAEGLSLDELLAAEEPDVDVLAERQDQQEVEALEVGDERAGRLVDIGDDGFTDTEKAMIAEDDGIAGGGATAEEAAMHVFDPEGTDRY